The Pirellulales bacterium nucleotide sequence TGACCCCCGTCGTGGTGCGCGATCCGTACGAGTACCACCTGGAGAAGGCGCAAAATGAGGTCTGACATGGATCGCGTCGGCGAAACGACGACGGCCACGCTCGAGCCGGCGGTGCGTCCCCACGCATTGCTCGGAGAGCAGTATGCGGACCTCGAGCAGCAACATCATGCCGCCACGACTGGCATGTGGGTGTTCCTGGCCACCGAGGTAATGTTCTTCGGCACCCTGTTCGTCGCCTTAAGCGTGTACCGATATTGGTACGGCGAGGCGTTTGAGCGGACTAGCGAGAGACTCAATTGGCAAATCGGCTGCATTAACACGTTAGTTCTGCTCGTCAGCAGCTTCACGATTGTCATGGCCGTTCGCTACGCGCAGCTCGGCCGGCGTAAACCTGTGGTGAGATGCCTGGGATTGACGGCTGCGCTGGGACTTCTGTTTCTCGTCTTCAAGGGCATCGAGTACTACCTCGATTATCGAGAAAGCCTGATTCCCGACTGGAAGTTTGACCCGCAGGAGTGGACCGCCGAGTTCGGTCTGGCGGCGGATCAGGTTCCACAGGTGAAGCTGTTTCTCACCTTTTATTGGATCATGACCTTGTTTCACGCGTTGCACGTCACGATCGGCATTTGTGCAGTACTGGTCATGATGCTGCTAGCCGCGCGCGGTCGTTTTTCGCCCGAGTATTATTCTCCGGTCGAGGTCACGGCGCTGTACTGGCATTTCGTCGATATCGTGTGGATCTTTCTGTTGCCGATGCTCTATCTGCTCGGCACACATTCTCTGGAACGTTGGAAATTGTGAGGAAATGCCCAAATGTCCGCTCGCGTGCTATCCGTCGGCGTGTATGCGACCGTGCTGCTGGTTCTGCTAGCGCTGACCGTGCTGACGGTCAGCGTATCGTTCCTTCCGCTGAGTGGCGGGGCACACATTGCGGCCGGCCTGACGATTGGGCTGGTCAAGGCGTCGTTGGTGGCGCTAGTCTTCATGCATGTCATCAGCAGTCCGCGGTTGACGTGGATCGTGATCGTTGTCGCCCTCTTTTGGCTCGTGCTGCTGTTCGGCCTGATTTTCTGCGATTACGCCACGCGAGGCTTAATTA carries:
- a CDS encoding cytochrome c oxidase subunit 3 family protein gives rise to the protein MDRVGETTTATLEPAVRPHALLGEQYADLEQQHHAATTGMWVFLATEVMFFGTLFVALSVYRYWYGEAFERTSERLNWQIGCINTLVLLVSSFTIVMAVRYAQLGRRKPVVRCLGLTAALGLLFLVFKGIEYYLDYRESLIPDWKFDPQEWTAEFGLAADQVPQVKLFLTFYWIMTLFHALHVTIGICAVLVMMLLAARGRFSPEYYSPVEVTALYWHFVDIVWIFLLPMLYLLGTHSLERWKL
- a CDS encoding cytochrome C oxidase subunit IV family protein; this translates as MSARVLSVGVYATVLLVLLALTVLTVSVSFLPLSGGAHIAAGLTIGLVKASLVALVFMHVISSPRLTWIVIVVALFWLVLLFGLIFCDYATRGLITSMPGH